The sequence below is a genomic window from Streptomyces sp. NBC_00289.
TGGCAGAGCCAGCGCTTCGCCGAGTACCGCAACACCGGTCCGGGAGCCAGGATCACGGTTCCCGGCAACCGCCCCCAACTCACCGCCGAACAGGCCCGTTCGGCGACCCGCGCCACCTACCTGGGGGACTGGGCGCCCTGGAAGGAGGAGTGCTGACATGCGCAGACGCGCCCTGCTGGCAGGCATCGCCGGCGCCCTGGCCGTCACCGGCACGACCCCCGCCCTCGCCTCCGGCCGCCGTGTCCTGCACGTCCGCCCCGGGGACTCCCTCCAGGCGGCCGTGGACCGCGTCGACGGCCCCGGCCAGACGATCGTCGTACACCCGGGGACCTACCGGGAGATCGTCAGCGTCCCCGCCACGGCGGGTGAGCTGACCCTGCGCGGGGCCGGCCGCGACCCGCGGGACACGGTCATCGTGTACGACAACGCCAACGGCACACCCAGGCCCGACGGCAGCGGCACCTACGGCACGGCGGGCTCCGCCACCTTCACCTCCGCCGCCCCCGGTCTCACCGTCCGCGACCTCACCCTCGCCAACGACTGGCTGCGCGCCGACCACCCCGAGATCACCGGCACACAGGCGGTGGCGGCCCATACGTACGGCGACCGCACCCACTTCGACAACGTGCGGCTGCTGGCCCACCAGGACACCCTCTTCACCGAGACGACGGCGCTGGACGCCTTCGACCGGCAGTACTTCCACCGCTGCTACATCGAGGGTGACGTCGACTTCGTCTTCGGGCGGGCGACCGCCGTCTTCGAGTCGTGCCACTTCCACACGCTGCGACGGGACGTGGCCTTCACCCCCAAGGGCATGGTCTTCGCCCCTTCCACGGCCCGTGCCAACCCCTACGGTCTCCTCGCCGTCCGAAGCCGGATCACCTCCGGCGCGGAGGACGGGGCGTACAAGATCGCCCGGCCGTGGGTGCCGTCGTACGAGACGACCGCCTGGCCCTCACTGGTCGTGCGGGACACCTGGATCGGCCCCGGCATCGACGCGGTCGCCCCGTACACGAACATGCGGGACGCCTACCCCTGGCAGACCATGCGCTTCCACGAACACGCCAACTCCGGTCCGGGCGCGGTCACCACGGTGCCGGAGAACCGGCCGCGGCTGACCGCCGAGGAGGCCGCCCGGCACACCCGGCGGACCTATCTGCGGGACTGGAGGCCGTATGAGCGGCCATGACCAGGTGGGACGGCGGGCGTTCGTGGTCGGCGCCGGGGCGGCGCTGCTGACCGCGCAGGCCGCCGGAGCCCAGGCCGAGGCGGCGGTCGTCGACGGTCCGCTGCCCGACTTCCACCCCGCCCTCAAGGCGGAGCTGACCTTCCCGCTCGCCTGGGGCAGGTCCCCGGTGCGCGACGTCCGCGCCTGGCGCCGCGCCGTCCGCGCCACCGTCGAGGAGCACCTGCTCGTCCCCCGGACCTTCCCCCTGAAAGACCTTCCCCCTGAACGACGGAAAGGACCCGCACTCCATGTCTCGTCGTACCGCTCTCGCGGCCGTCGCCGCCCTCACCCTGGGCGCCGGCCTCGCCGTGCTCCCCACCCAGGCGCAGGCCGCCACCGTGGTCGTCAGCACCACCACGGACCTGTCGAACGCCCTCAAGAACGCCACCGCCGGCACCGTCATCCAGGTCCGCGGCGGCACCTACTACCCGACGGCCACCCTCCAGTCCACGGCCAACGGCAGCTCCTCCGCGCCGGTCACGCTCACCGCGTACGGCTCGGAGACCGTGAAGATCGACGGCTCGTCGCTGCCCGACGGCGACTGGATCTTCAAGCTGACCGCCGACTACTGGAACGTCTCCGGCATCACCTTCCAGAACTCCCCGGACAGCGCGGTCGTCTGCCAGTCCTGCACCGGCACCAACTGGAACAACGTCAAGACCATCAACGGCGGCGACTCCGGCTTCACCCTCACCGGGGACGGGACCGTGAACAACACGGTCAGGAACCTCGACTCCTACGGCCACTACGACGCCGCCAACCACGGCGAGAACGCCGACGGCGTCGCCGTGAAGTTCGGCTCCGGCACCGGCAACCTCATCACCGGAGCGCGCCTCTACAACAACTCGGACGACGGGATCGACTTCTGGTCCTTCTCCTCGCCCGTCACCGTCGAGCACACCTGGTCCTTCGGCAACGGCGCCAACCGCTGGTCCGACTCGGCCTTCGCGGGTGACGGCAACGGCTACAAACTCGGCGGCGACGGCGAGGTGGTCGCCCACGTCGTCAACAACTCGGCCGCCTGGGGCAACGCCGGCAACGGCTTCACCGAGAACTCCAACACCGGCACGCTCGTCATCAACCGCACCACCGCCTACGCCAACAGCAAGTGGGGCTACTACTTCGCCACCAGCTCCGCCAAGCTCGGCAAGAACCTCGCCGTAAGCAGCGGCAGCGGCTCGGTCAGCAAGGGTTCGAAGGTCACCTCGTCCGGCAACAACTGGGACTCCGGGATCTCCCCGCCGGCCTTCAGGTCGACGGACGCGTCGAGCACGTACAACGCCCGCGCGTCCGACGGCTCCCTGCCGGCGACGACCTTCCTGACGACCGGCAGCACCACCATCGGGGCCACCATGAACTGACCAGGCCCACCCGGCACCCGGCCGCTTGACCCGATTTTTGCCTGTGCGCGAGGTCTCGATCAGGCAACGGGTCTCGCGTCCGGCGGGGTGACGCGCGTAGAACACCTGTCATGCATAAGCCACTACGTATCGCGGCGATCGCCGCAGCGTGTGCCGTCGCCGGTGCCGCCCTGTACGGCACCGGTGCCGCCACGGCCGGCCAGTCCACGGCCAACTCCACCCACGAGCCCTACAACATCGGGCTCCTGGTGAAGGACATCGACACCTACTACGGCACCACGCCCGACGCCGCCGGCGTGTACCAGGCGTCCCCGGACAGCCCGTACGCCAAGGACCTCGCGCGACTCGACAAGGCCGCGCGCACCTACATCGACCAGGCGGCCCGCAAGGCCCACCACAAGCGCGAGAAGCCCGCGGTCGTCTTCGACATCGACGACACGCTGCTGCTCAGTCTCGACTACGAGAAGCGCTACAACTACACGTACAACCCGACCACGTGGGCCGACTACGTGAACAAGGCCGACCGTCCGGCCGTCTTCGGCAGCCCGGAGCTCGTGCGCTACGCCGAGTCCAAGGGCGTCGAGGTCTTCTACAACTCGGGTCTGAGCGAGGCGCAGCGGTCCGCCGCCGTCGAGAACCTGAAGAAGATCGGCGCCGATGTGAACCTCGACGCCGACCACGTCTTCCTCAAGGACAAGGCGAACCCGCCGTCCTACCTGAGCGCCTGCGCCACCCCCGGCACCTGGAACTGCACGACCGTGCAGTACAAGGCCGGCACCCGCAAGCACATCGAGCAGGACCTCGGGTACGAGATCGTCGCCAACTTCGGCGACCAGTACTCCGACCTCGACGGCGGCTACGCCGACCGGACGTACAAGCTGCCGAACCCGACGTACTTCGTCAGCTAGTGCCCCGACAGGCAACGTTCGCCCCGTCGCGCAAACGTTGCCTGCCGCGGCACCGGGCTCACCGCGAGCGCACGGGTGCGACCGACTCCAGCGTCGGCACCACCGGTTCGATGGTGCCGTCGGCCGCGAACTCCAGGCGGTCGACGGTGGTCTCGCGGTGCGTGCCGTCACCACCCGGCTTCCCGGGCCCGTTGAGGGCGAACCGGTGGTAGACGACGTACCAGTCGTCGGTGCCGGGCGTGTTCACCACCGAGTGGTGGCCGGTGCCGAGGATGCCGTACTCGGGGCGCTTGGACAGGATCGTCCCCCGCTCGGTCCACGGGCCGAGCGGGGACGGGCCGGTCGCGTAGGCGACGTGGTAGTTCTCGCTGCGGGTGTCGTCCTCGGACCACATGAAGTAGTACGTGCCCTTGCGCTTGATCACGAAGGATCCCTCGCGGAAGTCGTCCGGGGTGATGTCCTTCACCTTCGCGGCGTCGTACGAGGTCATGTCGTCGTTCAGCGGCACCACGTACCCGTGCCCGTTGCCCCAGTAGAGATACGACGTCCCGTCGTCGTCCGTGAAGACGGCCGGGTCGATCATCTGGCCGCTCAGCGAACCGCCCTTCGCCACCAGGGGCTTGCCCAGCGCGTCCTTGAAGGGGCCGGCGGGGGAGTCGGCCACCGCCACGCCGATCTGCTGTTCGGCGCAGAAGTAGAAGTAGTACTTACCGTCGCGCTCGGCGATCGCCGGCGCCCAGGCGTTCCTGTCGGCCCAGCTCACGTCCGGACCCAGGTCGAGGACGACGCCGTGGCCCTTCCAGTGGACCAGGTCCTTCGAGGAGTAGGCCTTGAACCGCGTCCCGCTCCAGCCCTGGAAGCCGTCCGTCGTCGGGTAGATCCAGTACTCGCCGTTCAGGTGGTGCACGTCCGGGTCGGCGTTGAGGCCGGGCAGGACGGGACTTCGGGTCACCGCCGCCTCGACCGTCCAAGTGCGCTTCGTACCGTCCGCGGCCGTGACGGTGTACGTCCGCGGTGTGCGGAAGTCCCGCCGCGTACCGGACTTGGGGCTCACGGTCGCGCCTTCGCCCACGTGAATCCTCGGAGCGAGGCCGCGCCGGTCGGCGCCGGGCTCCATCGGCAGCACCACCTTCGACGCGGCCTCCGTGACGATCGCGTACCCCCGCTGCCCCTGGGCCGTCGCGTCCACGACCGACGTGGGAGTGGCGGGATACGCGGCGAGCAGCCGGTCGTACTCCTTCTGCGTCACCGGCAGCACGGTGCCGTGTCGCGGGCTGGCGGGCAGTTGGTAGTCCGTGGACGGGGTCCACTCGCCCGAGTCGAGGTCGGTGGTCTCGAAGGGGACGTAGCCGCGGCCGCCGTACTCGTCGATGAACAGGTACCACTTCTTCTCG
It includes:
- a CDS encoding pectinesterase family protein; translation: MRRRALLAGIAGALAVTGTTPALASGRRVLHVRPGDSLQAAVDRVDGPGQTIVVHPGTYREIVSVPATAGELTLRGAGRDPRDTVIVYDNANGTPRPDGSGTYGTAGSATFTSAAPGLTVRDLTLANDWLRADHPEITGTQAVAAHTYGDRTHFDNVRLLAHQDTLFTETTALDAFDRQYFHRCYIEGDVDFVFGRATAVFESCHFHTLRRDVAFTPKGMVFAPSTARANPYGLLAVRSRITSGAEDGAYKIARPWVPSYETTAWPSLVVRDTWIGPGIDAVAPYTNMRDAYPWQTMRFHEHANSGPGAVTTVPENRPRLTAEEAARHTRRTYLRDWRPYERP
- a CDS encoding chondroitinase-B domain-containing protein, whose product is MSRRTALAAVAALTLGAGLAVLPTQAQAATVVVSTTTDLSNALKNATAGTVIQVRGGTYYPTATLQSTANGSSSAPVTLTAYGSETVKIDGSSLPDGDWIFKLTADYWNVSGITFQNSPDSAVVCQSCTGTNWNNVKTINGGDSGFTLTGDGTVNNTVRNLDSYGHYDAANHGENADGVAVKFGSGTGNLITGARLYNNSDDGIDFWSFSSPVTVEHTWSFGNGANRWSDSAFAGDGNGYKLGGDGEVVAHVVNNSAAWGNAGNGFTENSNTGTLVINRTTAYANSKWGYYFATSSAKLGKNLAVSSGSGSVSKGSKVTSSGNNWDSGISPPAFRSTDASSTYNARASDGSLPATTFLTTGSTTIGATMN
- a CDS encoding HAD family acid phosphatase, which translates into the protein MHKPLRIAAIAAACAVAGAALYGTGAATAGQSTANSTHEPYNIGLLVKDIDTYYGTTPDAAGVYQASPDSPYAKDLARLDKAARTYIDQAARKAHHKREKPAVVFDIDDTLLLSLDYEKRYNYTYNPTTWADYVNKADRPAVFGSPELVRYAESKGVEVFYNSGLSEAQRSAAVENLKKIGADVNLDADHVFLKDKANPPSYLSACATPGTWNCTTVQYKAGTRKHIEQDLGYEIVANFGDQYSDLDGGYADRTYKLPNPTYFVS
- a CDS encoding family 43 glycosylhydrolase; translated protein: MRLRAALLACLALLLTLLAAPSGTAHSGAPPVKHPRYAGYLFAYFTGEGTADGEQIRYALSRDNDPLHWRELNAGKPVLTSTIGEKGLRDPFVIRSPKGDTFYLIATDLRMYRNSSGSWDDVQRHGSKSIMIWESTDLVHWTDRRMVKVAPDSAGNTWAPEAYWDESLGEYVVFWASKLYADDDPGHTGSTYNRMMYATTKDFRTFGAPKVWDDPGYSVIDSTVVKYRDTYYRYTKDERDPTSSSPCAKFITGEKSTSLTSTTYDLVADCVGSGAMERGEGPTVFRSNTEKKWYLFIDEYGGRGYVPFETTDLDSGEWTPSTDYQLPASPRHGTVLPVTQKEYDRLLAAYPATPTSVVDATAQGQRGYAIVTEAASKVVLPMEPGADRRGLAPRIHVGEGATVSPKSGTRRDFRTPRTYTVTAADGTKRTWTVEAAVTRSPVLPGLNADPDVHHLNGEYWIYPTTDGFQGWSGTRFKAYSSKDLVHWKGHGVVLDLGPDVSWADRNAWAPAIAERDGKYYFYFCAEQQIGVAVADSPAGPFKDALGKPLVAKGGSLSGQMIDPAVFTDDDGTSYLYWGNGHGYVVPLNDDMTSYDAAKVKDITPDDFREGSFVIKRKGTYYFMWSEDDTRSENYHVAYATGPSPLGPWTERGTILSKRPEYGILGTGHHSVVNTPGTDDWYVVYHRFALNGPGKPGGDGTHRETTVDRLEFAADGTIEPVVPTLESVAPVRSR